One genomic segment of uncultured Methanobrevibacter sp. includes these proteins:
- a CDS encoding peptidylprolyl isomerase produces the protein MKVATIETDKGNIVLELFPNEAPGTVANFEKLIKQGFYDGLTFHRVIPNFVIQGGCPKGNGTGGPGYTIKCETEGNPHRHGTGALSMAHAGKDTGGSQFFITHSPQPHLDGVHTVFGQVIEGMDVVNAIRQGDVMNKVTIEER, from the coding sequence ATGAAAGTCGCAACTATTGAAACTGATAAGGGAAACATTGTTCTCGAACTTTTCCCAAATGAAGCACCTGGAACTGTAGCTAACTTTGAAAAACTAATAAAACAAGGTTTCTATGACGGATTAACCTTCCACAGAGTAATACCTAACTTTGTAATCCAAGGTGGATGTCCTAAAGGTAACGGTACAGGCGGACCTGGATACACAATCAAATGTGAAACCGAAGGAAACCCTCACAGACACGGAACCGGTGCACTGTCCATGGCACACGCTGGTAAAGATACCGGTGGAAGCCAATTCTTCATTACACACTCACCACAACCACACTTAGACGGTGTCCACACAGTATTCGGTCAAGTTATTGAAGGCATGGATGTCGTTAACGCAATCCGTCAAGGAGACGTAATGAACAAAGTAACCATCGAAGAAAGATAA
- a CDS encoding acetylornithine transaminase yields MNTQELIKIEDDYFINTFTRQPIVLDHGDGCKVTDIDGNEYLDMFAGIAVNCLGHNHPKLVKAIQDQAEKLIHISSIYYNEPALVYAKKLIDKTSFDRIFYANSGAEANEGAIKLAVKYTGKSEIISTVDSFHGRTIMTLAATGHEEYHEPFKAVMPKGFINVPYNDIEAIKEAVNENTAAIIVEPVQGEGGVNVPDIEYLKEIQKICNENDIVFIVDEVQTGFGRCGTLFAHELFDVKPDVMTMAKGIGGGVPMGGILATEKVASAFVPGDHGTTFGGGPLVAAAANAVLDAFEEEDILANVNEVGEYFLSELKKLDKEIIADVRGVGLMVGIELTKPGAEYVDKLREAGFLINCTSGNVLRFVPPLTITKEEIDEFVKALDEIL; encoded by the coding sequence ATGAATACTCAAGAATTAATTAAAATTGAAGACGATTATTTTATTAACACTTTCACAAGACAACCAATCGTGCTCGACCATGGGGACGGCTGTAAGGTAACAGACATTGACGGAAACGAATATCTGGACATGTTTGCAGGAATTGCAGTTAACTGCTTAGGCCACAATCATCCTAAGCTTGTAAAGGCAATCCAGGACCAGGCTGAAAAACTGATCCACATTTCAAGCATCTACTACAATGAGCCTGCATTGGTTTATGCTAAAAAATTAATTGACAAAACAAGCTTTGACAGAATATTTTATGCAAACAGCGGTGCTGAGGCAAATGAAGGAGCAATAAAGCTTGCTGTAAAATACACAGGTAAAAGCGAAATCATCTCAACCGTTGATTCATTCCACGGAAGGACAATAATGACCCTTGCTGCAACCGGTCATGAGGAATACCATGAACCATTCAAGGCAGTAATGCCAAAAGGATTCATCAACGTTCCATACAATGACATTGAAGCCATCAAGGAAGCGGTCAATGAAAATACAGCCGCAATCATTGTCGAACCTGTACAGGGTGAAGGTGGAGTCAACGTTCCTGATATTGAATACTTAAAAGAAATCCAGAAAATCTGTAATGAAAACGACATCGTATTCATTGTCGATGAGGTCCAGACCGGTTTTGGAAGATGCGGAACACTCTTTGCACATGAATTGTTCGATGTAAAACCTGACGTAATGACAATGGCTAAAGGAATCGGTGGAGGAGTCCCAATGGGCGGAATCCTTGCAACCGAAAAGGTAGCTAGCGCTTTCGTTCCAGGAGACCACGGTACCACATTCGGTGGAGGTCCATTGGTAGCGGCTGCAGCAAATGCCGTACTTGACGCATTTGAAGAAGAGGACATCCTGGCAAATGTCAATGAAGTCGGCGAATACTTCCTATCAGAGCTTAAAAAATTGGATAAGGAAATTATCGCTGACGTGCGTGGTGTCGGATTGATGGTTGGAATCGAACTGACCAAACCTGGTGCTGAATACGTTGACAAACTCCGTGAAGCAGGATTTTTAATCAACTGTACCTCTGGCAATGTCTTAAGGTTCGTACCACCATTGACAATTACCAAAGAAGAAATTGATGAGTTTGTAAAAGCTTTAGATGAAATACTCTAA
- a CDS encoding NUDIX domain-containing protein, giving the protein MKRDYGLTMRGIIKNDDGEILVLKRHPKSRTDPDTWELPGGKVENGEFFDDALLREIKEETNLDCKVGDLAIAIQHDYPFKRTVQMIMYLDDVKGEVKISDEHTDARYASIDEIKTLTLSGCLEKVLKKKNYRL; this is encoded by the coding sequence ATGAAAAGAGATTACGGACTTACAATGAGAGGAATTATCAAAAATGACGATGGTGAAATTCTAGTCCTTAAAAGGCATCCCAAAAGCCGTACCGACCCGGACACCTGGGAACTTCCCGGAGGCAAGGTGGAAAATGGCGAGTTTTTCGATGATGCACTTTTACGGGAAATAAAGGAGGAGACAAATCTTGACTGTAAGGTGGGAGATCTTGCAATAGCCATACAGCACGATTATCCATTTAAAAGAACAGTTCAGATGATAATGTATCTTGATGATGTTAAGGGTGAGGTAAAAATTAGCGATGAGCATACCGATGCAAGGTACGCTTCAATAGATGAAATCAAAACCCTGACACTGTCAGGTTGTCTAGAAAAAGTTTTAAAAAAAAAGAATTATAGGCTTTAG
- the lysA gene encoding diaminopimelate decarboxylase, whose product MDLNIKVNDKNHLDIGGADAVDIAEEFGTPTYVMDENRIRENYNKFYSTFSKYYPDFKVFYACKANTNLAVMKILESEGCCIDAVSPGEVHISKMLGFSGDRILFTGNNITNDELKFVHDEGAVLNIDSVSALKRLAKIVDPEGLKISFRVNPMVGAGHHDHCITGGVMSKFGIMDNEASEVYSLAKELGFNPVGMHSHIGSGILDPEPFKLAIESTMDIAGKVHEEAGIDFEFVDFGGGVGVPYTPEEKLLDLDKFAEVNVGLFKEKLEQYDMGNPTMYLEPGRYLVADACVLLVTVNSVKQSYRKFIGVDAGFHTLLRPAMYDSYHHIVDASRMDAANTQEVDIAGNVCESGDLFARDRPMPDVEEGDVLGIMNAGAYGFTMASHYNSRPLASEVLVTDGKCNIVRERETFEDLYAKQRVPPHLK is encoded by the coding sequence ATGGATTTAAATATTAAAGTAAACGATAAAAACCACCTTGATATCGGTGGCGCAGATGCAGTAGACATTGCAGAAGAATTCGGAACTCCAACCTATGTAATGGATGAAAACAGAATAAGAGAAAACTACAATAAATTCTATTCAACCTTTTCAAAATATTATCCTGACTTTAAAGTATTTTACGCATGCAAAGCCAATACCAACCTTGCAGTAATGAAAATATTGGAAAGTGAAGGCTGCTGTATTGACGCAGTTTCACCTGGTGAGGTTCACATTTCAAAAATGCTCGGCTTTTCAGGTGACAGAATATTATTCACAGGTAACAACATAACCAATGATGAATTGAAATTCGTCCACGACGAAGGGGCTGTCTTAAACATCGATTCAGTCTCAGCACTCAAAAGACTTGCAAAAATAGTTGATCCTGAAGGACTTAAAATATCATTCAGGGTAAACCCAATGGTAGGTGCAGGACACCACGACCACTGTATCACCGGTGGTGTAATGAGTAAATTCGGTATCATGGACAATGAGGCATCAGAGGTTTATTCACTTGCAAAAGAACTCGGATTCAATCCTGTAGGTATGCACTCCCACATCGGATCCGGTATCCTTGACCCTGAACCATTCAAACTCGCTATCGAATCCACAATGGACATTGCAGGAAAGGTCCATGAGGAAGCTGGAATCGATTTTGAGTTCGTTGACTTCGGTGGAGGTGTAGGTGTTCCATACACTCCTGAAGAAAAACTTCTTGACCTTGACAAATTTGCTGAAGTCAATGTGGGACTCTTCAAGGAAAAACTCGAACAGTATGATATGGGCAACCCTACAATGTATCTTGAACCTGGAAGATACCTTGTTGCTGACGCATGTGTGCTTTTAGTAACCGTAAACAGTGTAAAACAAAGCTACCGTAAATTCATCGGTGTGGATGCTGGTTTCCACACACTCTTAAGGCCGGCAATGTATGACTCATACCACCACATCGTGGATGCAAGCAGAATGGACGCTGCCAACACCCAGGAAGTGGATATTGCAGGTAACGTATGTGAATCAGGTGACCTGTTTGCACGTGACAGACCAATGCCTGACGTCGAAGAGGGTGACGTTTTAGGTATCATGAATGCGGGAGCATACGGTTTCACCATGGCATCACATTACAACTCAAGACCATTGGCATCAGAAGTTCTCGTAACTGACGGAAAATGTAATATTGTACGTGAAAGAGAAACCTTTGAAGACTTGTATGCAAAACAAAGAGTTCCACCACATTTAAAATAA
- the dapF gene encoding diaminopimelate epimerase, producing the protein MVDLKGLKFSKMHGIGNDFPIINEFDGEVIPEADKPEACRILCHRNFGVGGDGVLFVEPSEVADIGYRMFNPDGSEAEMCGNGIRCFGDFVYRKGILKQEKMTVETRAGIKTIEITLEDDEPVLFKVDMGLSTFKTPEIPMTSDEDEFLDGELEVVDTTFNVTAISVGNPHAIIFVDDVDAIDIDKYGPAIEAHELFPEKINVHFVEVISKNEGKMRTWERGAGVTLACGTGATSTAISGFKLGLFDSDVLLHLPGGDLKFNVYEKEDALGAFMEGPAKLVFDGEF; encoded by the coding sequence ATGGTAGATTTAAAAGGATTAAAATTTTCAAAAATGCATGGAATCGGAAATGATTTCCCAATCATCAACGAATTCGACGGTGAGGTCATTCCTGAAGCTGACAAACCTGAAGCATGCAGAATTCTTTGTCACAGAAACTTCGGTGTCGGAGGGGACGGTGTCTTATTTGTGGAACCGTCTGAAGTTGCCGACATCGGATACAGAATGTTCAATCCTGACGGCAGTGAAGCTGAAATGTGCGGTAACGGTATCAGATGTTTTGGAGACTTTGTTTACAGAAAAGGCATCCTAAAACAGGAAAAAATGACTGTTGAAACCCGTGCAGGTATCAAAACCATTGAAATCACTCTTGAAGACGATGAGCCGGTGCTCTTCAAGGTTGACATGGGACTTTCAACATTCAAGACTCCTGAAATACCAATGACAAGTGATGAGGATGAATTCCTTGACGGCGAACTTGAAGTTGTCGATACAACATTCAACGTAACCGCAATCAGTGTGGGAAACCCTCATGCAATCATCTTCGTTGATGATGTTGACGCAATTGACATCGATAAGTACGGCCCCGCCATTGAGGCACATGAATTGTTCCCTGAAAAGATCAACGTTCACTTTGTTGAGGTCATCTCCAAAAACGAGGGTAAAATGAGAACCTGGGAACGTGGTGCTGGAGTAACTCTCGCATGCGGTACCGGTGCAACCTCAACTGCAATTTCAGGATTTAAGCTCGGCCTCTTTGATAGTGATGTATTGCTTCATTTGCCTGGTGGAGACTTGAAATTCAATGTATATGAAAAAGAAGATGCTTTGGGCGCTTTCATGGAAGGCCCAGCCAAATTAGTTTTCGATGGAGAATTCTAA
- a CDS encoding HemK2/MTQ2 family protein methyltransferase, with protein sequence MADFIINTDDNVYIPAEDSYLLADNLEIKEGQSVLEIGTGSGIVAMYASRLTDKITVTDINFDACELARKNFEDNGIKNIEILFGNLFEPVENRKFDVILFNTPYLPTEDGDVIDDTLNYAFDGGLNGRKVIDMFLNEVENHLNDGGIVQMIQSSLSGNEETLQKFDEMGFIAEIKEKEHFFFEDITLINAYKI encoded by the coding sequence ATGGCTGATTTTATAATTAACACTGATGACAATGTATATATCCCGGCGGAGGACAGCTATCTTCTTGCCGACAATCTGGAAATAAAAGAGGGACAAAGCGTATTGGAGATTGGTACAGGTTCTGGGATTGTCGCCATGTATGCCTCAAGGCTGACTGATAAAATCACGGTTACCGACATCAACTTTGATGCCTGTGAGCTTGCCCGAAAAAACTTCGAGGACAACGGCATAAAAAACATTGAAATCCTATTCGGCAACCTCTTTGAACCTGTTGAAAATAGAAAATTTGATGTAATTTTATTTAATACTCCATATCTACCAACCGAAGATGGCGATGTTATTGATGACACTTTAAATTATGCATTCGATGGTGGATTAAATGGTCGAAAAGTAATTGACATGTTTTTAAATGAAGTGGAAAATCATTTAAATGACGGTGGAATTGTGCAGATGATACAGTCTTCACTGTCAGGCAATGAGGAAACCCTGCAGAAGTTTGATGAAATGGGATTCATTGCAGAAATAAAGGAAAAGGAACACTTCTTTTTTGAAGACATAACATTGATTAATGCTTACAAAATTTAA
- the rsmA gene encoding 16S rRNA (adenine(1518)-N(6)/adenine(1519)-N(6))-dimethyltransferase RsmA, whose product MISENSQSLSKITKDILNENGIKLNRNLGQNYLIDKNKRDQIIDFGNITKDDVVLEIGTGIGTLTIELAKRAKKVIAIEQDSNICEILAKRLEKENIDNVELINDDALKVDFAPFNKIISNLPYQISSPITFKFLDYDFDLAILMYQKEFAQRMNGEVGSKNYSRLSAMLYFKCDVEKMTDVSCESFIPKPQIDSTVVKLTPKENTIAEDDFKTYSKFTKALFQHRNKKIRNALIDSRHVISNIDKKVLKKRLNAIEDEKLIDYLKKRVVVLTPEEIMFISKNLYPLFEE is encoded by the coding sequence TTGATTAGTGAAAATTCCCAATCCCTATCCAAAATAACCAAAGATATCTTGAATGAAAATGGGATAAAGTTAAACAGAAATCTGGGTCAGAACTATCTGATTGATAAAAACAAAAGAGACCAGATTATTGACTTTGGAAACATCACAAAGGATGATGTTGTTTTGGAAATCGGTACGGGAATCGGTACACTAACAATTGAACTTGCCAAAAGAGCAAAAAAGGTCATAGCCATAGAACAGGACTCAAATATTTGTGAAATACTGGCTAAACGACTTGAAAAAGAAAACATAGATAATGTAGAACTGATTAACGATGATGCGTTGAAGGTGGATTTTGCCCCGTTCAATAAAATCATCTCTAACCTACCTTATCAAATCTCATCACCGATTACATTTAAATTTCTCGATTATGATTTTGACCTTGCGATTCTAATGTATCAAAAGGAATTTGCCCAGCGCATGAATGGTGAAGTCGGATCAAAGAACTACTCAAGACTCTCAGCGATGCTTTACTTTAAGTGCGATGTCGAAAAGATGACCGATGTGAGCTGCGAAAGCTTCATTCCAAAGCCGCAGATAGACTCCACTGTCGTCAAACTGACACCAAAGGAAAATACAATAGCTGAGGATGATTTTAAAACTTATTCTAAATTTACAAAAGCCCTTTTTCAACACAGAAACAAGAAAATACGCAATGCCCTTATTGATTCAAGACACGTAATCTCAAATATTGACAAGAAAGTCCTGAAAAAGAGATTGAATGCGATTGAGGATGAAAAACTTATTGATTATCTTAAAAAAAGGGTTGTCGTTCTCACTCCCGAAGAGATTATGTTCATCTCAAAAAACCTATACCCATTATTTGAAGAGTGA
- a CDS encoding DUF655 domain-containing protein, with amino-acid sequence MDNRNKNEKKPTVQKEENAVVLDYLSRGYVKSDMSKFGGKPIAQAIGTEKFTLLELAPKNGVDLEIQDTVYIGKGKRDKIYRVLGKLDYENLTATSRIEMDYAIRDIVEANEDKFVEFFNTADSVSTRMHSLELIPGIGKKYMWDIIKAREKPFESFKDISERLPTLADPAGMIVNRVKQELDTTKPKRGKNKYYLFTQPPRSSRR; translated from the coding sequence ATGGATAATAGAAATAAAAATGAAAAAAAACCAACAGTGCAAAAGGAAGAAAATGCTGTTGTGCTTGATTATCTCAGTCGTGGATATGTCAAATCTGATATGTCTAAATTCGGTGGTAAACCTATTGCTCAAGCTATTGGTACAGAAAAATTCACTTTACTTGAATTAGCTCCTAAAAATGGTGTTGATTTAGAAATCCAAGATACCGTATATATTGGTAAAGGAAAAAGAGATAAAATATACAGGGTTCTTGGAAAATTAGATTATGAAAACCTTACCGCAACAAGCAGAATCGAAATGGATTATGCTATACGCGATATTGTTGAAGCTAATGAAGATAAATTTGTTGAATTCTTTAACACTGCAGATTCAGTAAGTACAAGAATGCATTCTCTTGAACTGATTCCTGGAATTGGTAAAAAATACATGTGGGACATCATCAAAGCAAGAGAAAAACCTTTTGAAAGTTTCAAAGACATTTCAGAAAGGCTTCCAACTTTAGCTGATCCTGCAGGAATGATTGTTAACCGTGTTAAACAAGAACTTGACACTACAAAACCAAAAAGGGGTAAGAATAAATATTACTTATTTACACAACCTCCAAGATCTTCTAGAAGATAA